The Methanothermobacter sp. genomic interval CCCATGAAGAGTCACCATACATGGGCTTAGATGTTTTCGAGGGTAAAGTAGTTGACATGAAAGAAGCTGGAGTACTAGAACCACACAGAGTCAAAAAACAAGCCATACAATCAGCAGCAGAAGCAGCGGAAATGATACTAA includes:
- a CDS encoding TCP-1/cpn60 chaperonin family protein, translated to HEESPYMGLDVFEGKVVDMKEAGVLEPHRVKKQAIQSAAEAAEMILRIDDMIAAKGFEVSKKESEESGMEGMGGMPPM